The proteins below come from a single Roseiflexus sp. RS-1 genomic window:
- a CDS encoding IS110-like element ISRfsp2 family transposase — MASRESLFIGIDVSKQTLDVAFGADPHAPRETIPSTDEGVQLLVTRLQRLQPTLIVLEATGGLERMVFAQLLQAGLPTARVQPRRVRALAHAEGRQAKTDRLDARLLARFAERVRPPHHQATDEQRASLRDLLVRREQLIQMRTAEINRLTAAAPNLRPGIQQHIDWLDQEIRALEQERDNEAERTDEVRRKRELRDSVPGIGAITALNLLLRLPELGTINRTEAAAFVGVAPYANQSGAQHKPRHISGGRRDGRSVLYMATLAATRRRLVRRAFDQRLCQAGKPRKVAIVAAMRKLLTILGAILRQQKPWDPAVHTSAP; from the coding sequence ATGGCTTCCCGTGAGTCGCTCTTTATCGGCATTGATGTCTCCAAACAGACGCTGGATGTGGCGTTTGGCGCCGACCCGCACGCGCCACGCGAGACGATACCGTCTACCGACGAAGGTGTCCAGCTCCTGGTCACGCGACTCCAGCGCCTGCAGCCGACCCTGATTGTGCTGGAGGCGACCGGCGGGCTGGAGCGCATGGTGTTCGCCCAACTGCTCCAGGCTGGCTTGCCGACGGCGCGGGTGCAGCCACGCCGCGTGCGCGCCCTGGCGCACGCGGAAGGACGCCAGGCGAAGACCGACCGCCTGGATGCCCGGTTGCTCGCCCGCTTTGCCGAACGGGTGCGCCCGCCGCACCACCAGGCGACGGACGAGCAGCGCGCATCCTTGCGCGACCTGCTGGTCCGGCGGGAGCAGTTGATTCAGATGCGGACGGCTGAGATCAATCGGTTGACGGCTGCCGCGCCGAACCTCCGCCCGGGCATCCAGCAGCATATTGATTGGCTGGATCAGGAGATCCGTGCGCTTGAGCAGGAACGCGACAACGAGGCGGAGCGCACCGACGAGGTGCGCCGGAAACGGGAGCTGCGCGACAGCGTGCCCGGCATCGGCGCGATCACCGCACTGAACCTGCTGCTCCGCCTGCCCGAACTGGGGACCATCAATCGCACGGAAGCGGCGGCCTTTGTGGGCGTTGCGCCGTATGCCAATCAGAGCGGCGCACAGCACAAACCCCGGCATATCTCCGGCGGCAGGAGGGATGGGCGCAGCGTGTTGTACATGGCGACCCTGGCGGCCACGCGGCGCCGTCTGGTCAGGCGCGCCTTCGATCAGCGCCTGTGTCAAGCTGGCAAGCCGCGCAAGGTCGCCATCGTCGCTGCGATGCGCAAGCTGCTGACTATTCTCGGCGCAATATTGCGTCAGCAAAAGCCCTGGGATCCGGCTGTGCATACGAGCGCCCCTTGA
- a CDS encoding acetyl-CoA carboxylase biotin carboxylase subunit — MFAKLLIANRGEIAVRIIHACHAMGIAAVVVYSEADRRALHVRMADEALPIGPAPAPESYLRIEAIIEAALRAGAQAIHPGYGFLSERAAFSRACRDAGLAFVGPPPEAIEALGDKIAARRLALATGVPVAPGYHGADQSDETLLREATRIGYPLLIKASAGGGGRGMRIVTNADELMPALESARREARAAFGDDTVFLEKLIARPRHIEVQFLADAYGNAVHLFERECSIQRRYQKIVEESPSPALTPKQREMIGEAAVRLARAAGYVNAGTAEFLYDETDGSFAFLEVNARLQVEHPVTEAVTGVDLVQLQIAIAGGARLPFRQEDVQQRGHAIEVRLCAEDPVTFLPAGGRLTRFDLPDDIRCDSGFETGDEVTLYYDSLLAKLIVHADDRSVAIAKLRTALDACTVEGVTTNLPLLRAIAAHPAFAAGETTTDFLTTHQVAARLPAPAPLPDEVVLAAAIADVLALPFGRAAARDPWSALGPWRLLRADMPLRYRDGERERCVRVTECASEWRVEIDGTTCTVGVLATHPDHLIVRTTDGRIERFGIARDGAGLRVEWQGKRFYLSHATLDVEHLGVRGHSHSRAGLEAPMPGTIVRILVNEGDRVAAHQPLVVLEAMKMEHIVAAPHDGIILRLPYAVGALVAKGATLVEMEEG; from the coding sequence GTGTTTGCCAAACTTCTGATAGCCAACCGCGGCGAGATCGCCGTTCGGATCATTCATGCCTGTCACGCGATGGGTATTGCCGCCGTTGTCGTATACAGCGAGGCGGATCGTCGGGCGTTGCACGTGCGCATGGCGGACGAGGCGCTGCCGATTGGTCCCGCGCCTGCGCCGGAGAGTTATCTGCGCATCGAGGCGATCATCGAGGCAGCGTTGCGCGCCGGTGCGCAGGCGATCCATCCCGGCTACGGCTTCCTCTCTGAACGCGCTGCTTTTTCGCGCGCCTGCCGCGATGCCGGTCTGGCGTTCGTCGGTCCTCCGCCGGAAGCGATCGAGGCGCTGGGTGATAAAATCGCCGCGCGCCGCCTGGCGCTCGCTACCGGCGTCCCGGTGGCGCCCGGCTACCACGGCGCCGATCAGAGTGACGAGACGCTGCTGCGCGAGGCGACGCGGATCGGTTATCCGTTGCTGATCAAAGCCAGCGCGGGTGGCGGTGGACGCGGCATGCGGATCGTCACGAACGCCGATGAACTGATGCCGGCGCTGGAGAGCGCCCGCCGCGAGGCGCGCGCCGCGTTCGGCGATGATACGGTCTTCCTGGAAAAGCTGATTGCCCGTCCGCGCCATATCGAGGTCCAGTTCCTGGCGGACGCCTATGGCAACGCCGTGCATCTGTTCGAGCGCGAGTGCTCGATCCAGCGTCGCTACCAGAAGATTGTCGAAGAATCGCCCTCCCCCGCGCTGACTCCCAAACAGCGCGAGATGATCGGCGAAGCGGCAGTGCGCCTCGCGCGCGCCGCCGGTTACGTGAATGCCGGTACTGCGGAGTTCCTGTACGACGAAACTGACGGCAGTTTTGCATTCCTTGAAGTCAACGCGCGCTTACAGGTCGAACATCCGGTCACCGAGGCAGTGACCGGCGTCGATCTGGTGCAGTTGCAGATCGCTATCGCCGGCGGCGCGCGCCTTCCCTTCCGCCAGGAAGATGTGCAGCAGCGCGGGCATGCCATCGAGGTGCGCCTCTGCGCCGAAGACCCGGTGACCTTCCTGCCAGCCGGTGGACGGCTCACGCGCTTCGATCTGCCGGACGATATTCGTTGTGATAGCGGCTTTGAAACCGGTGACGAGGTAACGCTGTACTACGACTCGCTGCTGGCGAAACTGATCGTTCATGCCGATGATCGCTCCGTCGCAATTGCGAAGTTGCGCACCGCCCTCGATGCCTGCACCGTCGAAGGCGTGACGACCAACCTGCCGTTGTTGCGCGCTATCGCTGCACATCCGGCATTCGCCGCTGGCGAAACGACCACCGATTTTCTGACGACCCATCAGGTAGCGGCGCGTCTCCCTGCGCCTGCGCCTCTGCCGGACGAGGTGGTGCTGGCGGCGGCAATCGCCGATGTTCTCGCGCTGCCGTTCGGAAGAGCCGCTGCGCGCGATCCGTGGTCTGCGCTGGGACCGTGGCGCCTGCTGCGTGCCGATATGCCGCTCCGCTACCGTGACGGGGAACGCGAGCGTTGTGTGCGCGTCACCGAATGCGCCAGCGAGTGGCGCGTTGAGATCGATGGAACGACCTGCACCGTCGGGGTGCTGGCAACGCACCCCGATCACCTGATCGTGCGCACGACGGACGGACGCATCGAGCGGTTTGGCATAGCGCGCGACGGCGCCGGGTTGCGCGTCGAATGGCAGGGGAAGCGTTTTTATCTCTCTCACGCAACGCTCGATGTTGAACATCTTGGGGTGCGCGGGCATAGTCACAGCCGCGCCGGATTGGAAGCGCCGATGCCAGGCACGATTGTGCGCATTCTGGTGAACGAAGGGGATCGCGTGGCGGCGCACCAACCGCTGGTGGTGCTGGAGGCGATGAAAATGGAACATATCGTCGCCGCCCCTCACGACGGCATCATCCTGCGTCTGCCCTACGCTGTCGGTGCGCTGGTCGCCAAAGGCGCAACGCTGGTCGAAATGGAAGAAGGGTGA
- the nadB gene encoding L-aspartate oxidase: protein MKTTDVLIIGAGIAGAAAALELARNPRRHITLLTREIDPCESNTRYAQGGIIARGPDDSADLLVRDILAAGAGASSSRAAQILAEEGPRLLEEVLIRTARVEFDRTPDGDLAYGKEAAHSRRRILHVGDGTGRAIISAMMEAIRQRPNIEVMTGLTAVDLITSPHHSHNPLAAYEPVVCHGAYVFERKRRTVHRTLATFTILATGGLGRLYRNTTNPPGARGDGLAMAHRAGARIVNAEYIQFHPTALAVPGAEGFLISEAVRGEGGILLTPEGRPFMHKYAPEWKDLAPRDVVARAIHAEMEEHGYSHVLLDIASRLKPDVIRSRFPNIYAECLRVGVDITREPIPVVPAAHYSCGGVLTDEWGRASIANLYAVGEVACTGLHGANRLASTSLLEGLVWGVRAARDIEARLNNDPAIIRPPARDIPPWDESGLTEDSDPALIQGDMQTIQNIMWHYVGLIRSGDRLSRAIRELRHLQNEIETFYRATKLSDGLIGLRNAVEAALIIAQAARHNRQSRGCHYRVDSVAVGERLL from the coding sequence ATGAAAACCACCGATGTTTTGATCATCGGCGCCGGTATCGCTGGCGCGGCTGCGGCGCTCGAACTGGCGCGCAATCCGCGTCGCCATATTACGCTGCTGACGCGCGAAATTGATCCGTGCGAATCGAACACCCGCTATGCGCAGGGTGGCATTATTGCGCGTGGACCGGACGACTCCGCCGATCTGCTGGTGCGCGACATTCTGGCAGCTGGCGCCGGTGCTTCATCGTCCCGCGCCGCGCAGATCCTCGCCGAAGAGGGACCGCGCCTGCTCGAAGAGGTGCTGATCCGCACGGCGCGGGTCGAGTTCGACCGCACACCGGACGGCGATCTGGCGTATGGCAAAGAAGCGGCGCATTCGCGCCGCCGCATTCTTCACGTTGGCGATGGAACCGGCAGGGCAATCATCAGCGCCATGATGGAAGCCATTCGTCAGCGCCCCAACATCGAAGTTATGACCGGTCTCACCGCCGTCGATCTGATCACCTCGCCGCACCATTCGCACAACCCGCTCGCAGCGTATGAACCTGTCGTCTGCCATGGCGCATATGTGTTTGAACGGAAACGCCGCACCGTCCACCGTACCCTCGCCACCTTCACCATCCTGGCGACCGGCGGGCTGGGGCGCCTCTACCGCAACACCACCAATCCGCCCGGCGCGCGCGGCGACGGGCTGGCAATGGCGCATCGCGCCGGTGCGCGCATCGTCAACGCCGAGTATATTCAGTTCCATCCCACTGCGCTCGCCGTGCCCGGCGCCGAAGGGTTCCTGATCAGCGAAGCGGTGCGCGGCGAAGGGGGCATTCTGCTCACCCCCGAAGGTCGTCCTTTTATGCACAAATACGCGCCGGAATGGAAAGACCTGGCGCCGCGTGACGTTGTTGCGCGCGCCATCCACGCCGAAATGGAAGAACACGGCTACTCCCACGTTCTGCTGGACATCGCCTCGCGGCTGAAACCGGACGTCATCCGTTCCCGTTTCCCTAACATCTACGCTGAGTGCCTGCGGGTCGGCGTGGACATCACCCGTGAGCCGATACCGGTCGTTCCGGCGGCGCACTACTCCTGCGGCGGGGTGCTGACCGATGAATGGGGGCGGGCGAGCATCGCCAACCTGTACGCGGTCGGCGAAGTCGCCTGCACCGGACTGCACGGCGCCAACCGCCTGGCATCGACCTCGTTGCTCGAAGGTCTGGTGTGGGGCGTGCGCGCCGCGCGCGACATCGAGGCGCGTCTGAACAACGACCCGGCGATCATCCGTCCACCGGCTCGCGACATCCCGCCGTGGGACGAGTCGGGATTGACCGAGGACTCCGACCCGGCGCTCATCCAGGGTGATATGCAGACCATTCAGAACATCATGTGGCACTATGTCGGGCTGATCCGCTCCGGCGACCGGCTCTCGCGCGCTATCCGTGAACTGCGCCACCTGCAAAACGAGATCGAGACCTTCTACCGCGCCACGAAGTTGAGCGATGGACTGATCGGGCTGCGCAACGCCGTCGAAGCGGCGCTGATCATCGCCCAGGCGGCGCGGCATAACCGCCAGAGCCGCGGGTGCCACTACCGCGTCGATTCAGTTGCAGTGGGAGAACGGTTGTTGTAG
- the nadA gene encoding quinolinate synthase NadA: MNAQEMFTRLQVKLGNLAPEFELHYKAELAVEILELKRQRNAVILGHNYMEPALFHSIPDFTGDSLDLSRKAATTDKDVIVFCGVRFMAETAKILNPTKTVLLPSEKAGCSLAASITAEDVRALKARFPGAPVVSYVNTYADVKAESDICCTSSNAVAVVESLKADTVIFVPDEYLARNVARETGKHIIFPTLHPVNGDTLLDYQLVGWHGRCEVHEKFTVDDIRRVRAQFPDVVILAHPECSPEVVAAADFAGSTNAMIRYVQQTRAPHYLLLTECAMGDNIAAANPEKDMLRLCMVRCPHMNMITLEDTRDALLFNRYVIEIPEDIRQRAYRAVERMIQIG, from the coding sequence ATGAACGCGCAGGAGATGTTTACGCGGTTGCAGGTGAAACTCGGCAATCTGGCGCCGGAGTTCGAGTTGCACTACAAGGCGGAACTGGCAGTCGAAATTCTGGAACTCAAACGGCAGCGCAACGCCGTCATTCTGGGGCACAACTACATGGAGCCGGCGCTGTTCCATTCCATTCCCGACTTTACCGGCGACTCGCTCGACCTGAGCCGCAAAGCCGCCACGACCGACAAAGATGTGATTGTGTTTTGCGGTGTGCGCTTTATGGCGGAAACCGCCAAAATTCTCAACCCGACAAAAACGGTGCTGCTGCCGTCGGAAAAGGCGGGATGCTCGCTCGCGGCAAGCATCACGGCTGAAGACGTTCGCGCCTTGAAAGCGCGCTTCCCCGGTGCGCCGGTCGTGTCTTACGTCAACACCTATGCCGATGTCAAAGCCGAAAGCGACATCTGCTGCACATCGTCCAACGCGGTCGCCGTGGTCGAATCGCTCAAGGCGGACACGGTGATCTTTGTGCCCGACGAATACCTGGCGCGCAATGTCGCCCGCGAGACCGGCAAACATATCATCTTCCCGACGCTGCACCCGGTGAATGGCGACACGCTGCTCGATTATCAACTGGTCGGCTGGCACGGACGCTGCGAGGTGCACGAAAAGTTCACCGTCGATGACATCCGGCGCGTGCGCGCGCAGTTCCCCGATGTGGTCATCCTGGCGCATCCGGAGTGCAGTCCAGAAGTGGTGGCGGCAGCGGATTTCGCCGGCAGCACCAATGCCATGATCCGCTATGTGCAACAGACCCGCGCGCCGCACTATCTGTTGCTCACCGAGTGCGCAATGGGCGACAATATCGCCGCTGCCAACCCGGAGAAGGATATGCTGCGTCTCTGCATGGTGCGTTGCCCGCATATGAATATGATCACTCTGGAAGATACCCGTGACGCCTTGTTGTTCAACCGGTATGTCATCGAGATCCCGGAAGACATCCGCCAGCGCGCGTATCGCGCAGTGGAACGGATGATCCAGATCGGGTGA
- the nadC gene encoding carboxylating nicotinate-nucleotide diphosphorylase codes for MTLNLSLHPDILDAIRRALAEDVGTGDVTTNSIVPPDATMRGRIVAKQEGIVAGLDVAHAVYRMVDERVVFTTDVAEGARVARGQTLALVSGPARALLTAERVALNFLGRMSGIATLTRRFVDAVAGTRAVILDTRKTAPGLRMVDKLAVRRGGGRNHRIGLYDMVLIKDNHIDFAGSLRAAVERARAHAPHLGIEVEARSLADVREALDLGVQRIMLDNMSLDAMAEAVRLVAGRARLEASGNVSLETVRRIAETGVDDISIGALTHSAPVFDVSFEYLASDASDEAPETTGRPQ; via the coding sequence ATGACACTAAATCTCTCTCTCCACCCCGACATCCTCGACGCCATTCGCCGCGCGCTCGCCGAGGACGTGGGAACCGGCGATGTCACCACCAACAGCATTGTGCCGCCCGATGCGACAATGCGCGGGCGGATTGTTGCGAAGCAGGAGGGCATTGTTGCCGGGCTGGACGTGGCGCACGCGGTGTACCGCATGGTCGATGAACGGGTCGTCTTCACGACCGACGTTGCTGAAGGCGCGCGGGTTGCCAGGGGGCAGACCCTGGCGCTTGTCAGCGGTCCGGCGCGTGCGTTGCTGACCGCCGAGCGGGTGGCGCTCAACTTTCTGGGGCGGATGTCGGGCATTGCGACATTGACCCGTCGCTTTGTCGATGCGGTTGCCGGAACGCGCGCCGTCATTCTCGATACGCGCAAAACCGCCCCCGGACTGCGCATGGTGGACAAACTCGCGGTCCGGCGCGGCGGCGGGCGCAACCATCGCATCGGGTTGTACGACATGGTGCTGATCAAGGATAACCATATCGACTTCGCCGGTTCGCTGCGCGCTGCCGTGGAACGCGCCAGGGCGCACGCGCCGCACCTGGGGATCGAAGTCGAGGCGCGCTCCCTCGCCGATGTGCGCGAAGCGCTCGACCTGGGGGTGCAACGCATCATGCTCGATAACATGTCGCTCGACGCGATGGCGGAGGCGGTGCGCCTGGTCGCCGGTCGTGCGCGCCTCGAGGCGTCGGGCAACGTTTCGCTCGAAACCGTCCGGCGGATCGCCGAAACCGGCGTGGACGATATTTCCATCGGTGCGTTGACCCACTCGGCGCCGGTTTTTGATGTCAGTTTTGAATATCTCGCATCCGACGCTTCTGATGAAGCGCCGGAAACTACAGGGAGACCACAATGA
- a CDS encoding transposase codes for MVHAIVPIVRRGCAWCMLPRDVPPGLTVYPSVRRWRKDAIWARRTDTLRMDVRRASGREKELGDQEYRRRRGRRAGSGLPNRQGRCGGVWVCGRAGTG; via the coding sequence ATGGTGCATGCCATCGTCCCCATCGTGCGGCGTGGATGCGCCTGGTGCATGCTTCCCCGCGACGTCCCGCCAGGGCTGACAGTCTATCCTTCGGTTCGTCGGTGGCGGAAGGACGCGATCTGGGCGCGGCGCACCGATACGCTCCGAATGGACGTGCGCCGTGCATCGGGGCGAGAGAAAGAGTTGGGCGATCAGGAGTATAGGCGCCGGAGAGGCAGGAGAGCAGGTTCTGGGCTTCCGAACAGACAAGGACGATGTGGAGGCGTTTGGGTTTGCGGGCGCGCGGGGACTGGATAG
- a CDS encoding helix-turn-helix domain-containing protein yields MPARRTLHVSVEEREALEDLRDHAPKPYLRERAAALLLIASGVPPAVVARERLLRPRHPETVYLWLNRWEAEGIDSLPIRDGRGRTPAFSP; encoded by the coding sequence ATGCCGGCACGCCGGACCCTTCACGTGTCCGTCGAGGAGCGGGAGGCCCTCGAAGACCTGCGCGATCACGCCCCCAAGCCCTATTTGCGCGAACGGGCGGCGGCATTACTGCTCATCGCGTCTGGCGTACCGCCTGCCGTCGTGGCCCGCGAACGCTTGCTGCGTCCGCGCCATCCGGAAACCGTCTATCTCTGGCTGAATCGCTGGGAAGCCGAGGGCATCGATAGCCTCCCCATCCGGGACGGACGCGGGCGCACGCCCGCTTTTTCCCCCTGA